Proteins from a genomic interval of Mesobacillus sp. S13:
- the leuB gene encoding 3-isopropylmalate dehydrogenase, with protein sequence MEKRIAILPGDGVGKEVSRGAVTILQAVAELFNHKFHFTYGEIGGAAIDEFGTPLPEHTLDLCKGSDAVLLGAVGGPKWDRMPGHIRPEKGLLKIRKELGLYANVRPVQYYSSISEISPLRKEVVEGADMVVVRELTGGLYFGKPSERSIQKGEASVVDTLYYQKNEMERVIRYAFELAAMRKRKVTSVDKANVLESSRMWRETAEEVAKDFPDVQLEHMLVDNAAMQLIKNPRQFDVLVTENMFGDILSDEASVLTGSLGMLPSASVSVAGPYLYEPIHGSAPDIAGMNAANPIAMILSTAMMLRLSFGLEEEAEAIENAVQQVLDAGSRTRDIAVFGTPFLTTEGMVEEIKAALLDNEAILNIMSAYA encoded by the coding sequence ATGGAAAAAAGGATCGCAATCCTGCCAGGAGATGGCGTGGGCAAGGAAGTAAGCAGGGGGGCGGTTACCATCCTCCAGGCAGTTGCTGAGCTTTTCAATCATAAGTTCCATTTTACTTATGGAGAAATCGGCGGAGCGGCAATCGATGAATTTGGAACCCCGCTCCCGGAGCATACCCTTGATCTCTGCAAGGGAAGTGACGCCGTCCTGTTAGGCGCTGTCGGCGGCCCTAAGTGGGACCGTATGCCTGGTCATATTCGCCCTGAAAAAGGACTGTTGAAAATCCGGAAAGAGCTCGGGCTTTATGCGAATGTCCGCCCGGTTCAATACTACTCTAGCATTTCCGAAATCTCGCCGCTGCGCAAGGAAGTCGTTGAAGGAGCTGACATGGTAGTGGTCAGGGAATTGACCGGAGGACTCTATTTTGGGAAACCGAGTGAAAGATCCATCCAGAAAGGCGAGGCTTCTGTGGTAGATACATTGTATTACCAGAAAAACGAGATGGAGAGAGTCATCCGCTATGCATTTGAGCTAGCTGCCATGAGAAAAAGAAAGGTCACTTCTGTAGATAAGGCGAATGTTTTGGAATCGAGCCGAATGTGGCGCGAGACAGCAGAAGAGGTGGCTAAGGATTTTCCAGATGTCCAGCTTGAGCATATGCTGGTCGATAATGCTGCGATGCAGCTCATTAAGAATCCGCGCCAGTTCGATGTGCTGGTCACAGAGAATATGTTCGGTGATATTTTAAGCGATGAAGCATCCGTGCTGACCGGCTCCCTAGGCATGCTCCCATCTGCCAGTGTTTCAGTTGCAGGCCCTTATCTGTATGAGCCAATCCATGGTTCTGCACCGGATATCGCCGGTATGAACGCCGCTAATCCAATCGCGATGATCCTGTCAACCGCGATGATGCTGCGCCTTTCCTTCGGGCTTGAAGAAGAAGCCGAAGCAATTGAAAATGCCGTACAGCAGGTGCTGGACGCTGGCAGCAGAACCCGCGACATTGCCGTATTTGGCACACCATTTTTAACAACTGAAGGAATGGTCGAAGAAATCAAAGCCGCACTGCTGGACAATGAAGCGATCCTGAATATCATGAGTGCTTACGCATGA
- a CDS encoding 2-isopropylmalate synthase, whose amino-acid sequence MRRIKIFDTTLRDGEQSAGVNLNFSEKLEIARQLERLNVDIIEAGFPAASKGDFASVAEISRQIKCCSVTGLARSVTTDIDAAWEALKHGAEPRLHLFIATSPIHRVHKLKQTKAEVVETAVRTVKYAAAKFPVIQWSAEDACRTELDFLAEIVEEVIKAGAKVINIPDTVGYISPQEYGQIFTYLRENVPSISKVELSAHCHDDLGMSIANSLAAVSAGASQVEGTINGIGERAGNAALEEFAVALHIRKDFYQAKTGLNLKEISRTSSLVSKLTGMTVPANKAVVGRNAFAHESGIHQDGVLKEKTTYEIISPELVGLQNNSMVLGKHSGRHAFRNRLNEIGLSVPDEDINQLFSVFKELADRKKEMTDDDLVAIILEEKLSKEQQYYRLDSIQVQYGTNQVPTATVTLFGCQNEKIQEASTGSGSIEALYNTLENCMNEKARLLDYRIQSVGAGRDALAQVYVKLDFGGIETSGRGLAQDVLEASAKAYLNAVNRVLYMEETKKVAVNG is encoded by the coding sequence GTGCGAAGAATTAAAATATTTGATACGACATTGAGGGACGGTGAGCAGTCAGCCGGAGTCAATCTGAATTTTTCCGAAAAGCTTGAGATTGCCAGGCAACTTGAGAGGTTGAATGTGGATATTATTGAAGCTGGTTTTCCGGCTGCATCCAAAGGGGACTTTGCTTCCGTAGCAGAAATCTCCCGGCAGATCAAATGCTGTTCGGTTACAGGGCTGGCAAGGTCGGTTACAACAGATATCGACGCTGCTTGGGAGGCATTGAAGCATGGTGCAGAGCCAAGGCTTCATCTATTCATCGCTACTTCACCCATACACAGGGTACACAAGCTAAAGCAGACAAAAGCTGAGGTGGTAGAAACAGCGGTAAGAACCGTGAAATATGCGGCAGCCAAGTTTCCGGTCATTCAATGGTCTGCTGAGGATGCCTGCCGCACAGAGCTTGATTTCCTCGCTGAAATCGTGGAAGAGGTCATCAAAGCCGGGGCAAAGGTCATCAATATTCCTGACACTGTCGGTTATATATCTCCGCAGGAATATGGCCAGATATTCACTTACTTGCGAGAGAATGTTCCTTCTATTAGTAAGGTTGAACTTTCAGCGCACTGTCACGATGATTTAGGCATGTCGATTGCCAACTCGCTCGCAGCAGTTTCAGCAGGGGCTTCGCAGGTTGAAGGAACGATCAACGGAATCGGTGAGAGGGCAGGAAACGCGGCACTGGAGGAATTTGCTGTTGCGCTCCATATCCGCAAAGACTTTTACCAGGCGAAAACGGGATTGAACCTTAAGGAAATCAGCAGAACAAGCAGCCTTGTCAGCAAGTTGACGGGTATGACGGTACCAGCCAATAAAGCCGTGGTTGGCAGAAACGCCTTTGCCCATGAGTCGGGAATCCACCAGGATGGGGTTCTAAAGGAGAAAACAACCTATGAAATCATCTCACCGGAACTTGTTGGCTTGCAAAATAACTCGATGGTCCTCGGGAAGCATTCTGGACGCCACGCTTTTCGGAACAGGCTGAACGAAATAGGACTGTCAGTTCCAGATGAAGATATCAATCAATTATTCTCCGTATTCAAGGAACTTGCAGACAGGAAAAAAGAAATGACGGATGACGACCTTGTGGCCATCATCCTCGAAGAGAAATTGTCAAAAGAACAGCAATATTATCGTCTTGATTCCATCCAGGTCCAGTATGGAACGAACCAGGTACCCACGGCGACCGTTACATTGTTTGGCTGCCAAAATGAAAAAATACAGGAAGCGTCCACAGGTTCTGGCAGTATTGAAGCTTTATACAATACGCTTGAAAATTGCATGAACGAAAAAGCAAGATTGCTTGATTACCGGATTCAGTCTGTTGGAGCCGGCAGGGATGCCCTCGCCCAGGTGTATGTAAAGCTGGATTTCGGCGGTATCGAGACAAGTGGCAGAGGCCTTGCACAGGATGTACTCGAAGCTTCAGCAAAAGCTTACTTAAATGCAGTCAATAGAGTTCTATATATGGAAGAAACAAAGAAAGTCGCAGTCAACGGTTAA
- the ilvC gene encoding ketol-acid reductoisomerase, with product MAKMYYNGDANEAYFNGKTVAVVGYGSQGHAHAQNLRDSGVEVVIGLRQGKSWEKAEQDGFDVKTVAEAVAAADVVMILLPDERQTAVYKNEIEPQLSGQALMFAHGFNVHFNQIVPPESCDVLLVAPKGPGHLVRRTYQEGAGVPALFAIHQDVSGSARELALAYAKAIGSLRAGALETTFKEETETDLFGEQAVLCGGLTSLVKAGFETLVEAGYQPELAYFETMHELKLIVDLMYEGGLEGMRYSISDTAQWGDFVSGPRVVNDQVKEEMKRVLTDIQEGKFAKGWIEENENNRPVFNSINEKENRHQIEEVGRELRKMMPFVNKQKQREVAASAKN from the coding sequence ATGGCGAAAATGTACTATAACGGTGATGCAAATGAGGCTTATTTTAACGGAAAAACAGTGGCAGTAGTTGGTTATGGATCACAGGGTCATGCACATGCTCAGAATCTTCGCGACAGCGGGGTTGAAGTTGTCATCGGATTGAGACAAGGGAAGTCATGGGAGAAAGCGGAACAGGATGGCTTCGATGTTAAAACAGTTGCCGAAGCTGTGGCAGCAGCTGATGTAGTCATGATACTGCTGCCGGATGAGAGGCAGACTGCTGTGTATAAAAATGAAATCGAGCCTCAGCTGTCAGGCCAGGCACTAATGTTCGCCCATGGCTTTAACGTTCATTTTAACCAGATTGTCCCTCCTGAAAGCTGTGATGTCCTGCTTGTCGCACCAAAAGGACCAGGGCATTTGGTCAGGAGGACGTATCAAGAAGGAGCCGGCGTGCCGGCATTGTTCGCCATCCATCAGGATGTGTCAGGCAGTGCAAGGGAACTTGCACTTGCTTATGCGAAAGCGATCGGTTCGCTTAGGGCAGGCGCACTTGAAACAACCTTCAAGGAAGAAACCGAAACAGATCTATTCGGTGAGCAGGCTGTATTATGCGGCGGTTTGACATCTCTCGTGAAAGCAGGCTTCGAAACACTTGTCGAGGCTGGCTACCAGCCGGAACTGGCCTATTTTGAAACAATGCATGAATTGAAGCTGATCGTCGACTTGATGTATGAAGGCGGGCTCGAAGGAATGAGATATTCGATTTCTGACACTGCTCAATGGGGAGACTTTGTCAGCGGCCCGAGAGTGGTAAATGACCAGGTGAAAGAGGAAATGAAAAGAGTTTTGACTGATATCCAGGAAGGGAAGTTCGCCAAGGGCTGGATTGAGGAAAATGAAAACAACAGACCGGTCTTCAATAGCATCAATGAAAAAGAAAATCGCCATCAGATTGAAGAGGTAGGAAGAGAATTGAGAAAGATGATGCCGTTTGTCAACAAACAAAAGCAGAGAGAAGTGGCTGCCAGTGCGAAGAATTAA
- the ilvN gene encoding acetolactate synthase small subunit — protein MKRIITMTVLNRPGVLNRITNLFSKRNYNIESISVGLTEQEGVSRITCVVHVENDGMVEQITKQLNKQIDVLKVADISDQAIVARELVLLKVPVLPHNRAEIYSIIEPFRASVIDVSKDSIIIQLTGETEKIEAFIDLIKPYGIRELARTGTTAFPRGNQRTGQQKSFSFV, from the coding sequence ATGAAAAGAATCATAACAATGACGGTTTTGAACCGGCCAGGAGTACTTAATAGGATTACGAATTTATTTTCTAAGAGGAACTACAATATCGAGAGCATTTCGGTTGGCCTTACCGAACAAGAGGGAGTCTCGCGCATTACCTGTGTTGTCCATGTGGAGAATGATGGAATGGTCGAACAGATCACCAAACAGCTCAATAAGCAGATTGATGTCCTGAAGGTTGCGGACATCAGCGACCAGGCGATTGTCGCCCGGGAACTCGTCCTCTTGAAGGTGCCCGTCCTGCCTCACAATCGAGCAGAGATCTATTCGATCATTGAACCATTTCGGGCCTCGGTGATTGATGTCAGCAAAGATAGCATCATCATCCAATTGACAGGCGAAACGGAAAAAATCGAGGCATTTATTGATTTGATTAAACCATATGGAATCAGAGAGCTGGCCCGTACCGGAACGACAGCATTCCCAAGAGGGAACCAGCGGACCGGCCAGCAAAAATCGTTTTCTTTTGTTTGA
- the ilvB gene encoding acetolactate synthase large subunit, which translates to MEAALQETKAKTKEVSGADLLIKALEKENVEVIFGYPGGAVLPIYDKLYDSKILHVLPRHEQGGIHAAEGYARVSGKPGVVIATSGPGATNIITGIADAMMDSLPLVVFTGQVATGVIGTDAFQEADILGITTPITKYNYQVRDIKDIPRIIKEAFYIATSGRPGPVVIDFPKDLAAGVAAVPAEEEIHLPGYQPTTEPNYLQVRKLSEAVSRAKRPVILAGAGVLHAKASNLLKEYAEQQNLHVVHTLLGLGGFPANHERFLGMAGMHGCYTANMALYHCDLLINIGARFDDRLTGNLKHFAPKAAVAHIDIDPAEIGKNVATQIPVVGDAGEALRQLLGLEGSPPQQEDWAESLSAWKKDFPYHYENSEVLKPQKVMELLYEKTDGEAIVVTDVGQHQMWAAQYYQLQHSDRWVTSGGLGTMGFGLPASIGAQFADPEACVVAVLGDGGFQMSTQELAVIAEFQLPIKIAIFNNKALGMVRQWQEIFYKERYSHSKNPVQPSFVKLAEAYGIKGFEIHSEAEAHSILDKVMHDKEPVLLDFRVDGAENVYPMIAPGKGIHEMVGVKK; encoded by the coding sequence ATGGAAGCAGCCTTGCAGGAAACAAAGGCGAAAACAAAAGAGGTAAGCGGTGCAGATTTACTGATTAAGGCCCTGGAAAAGGAAAATGTCGAAGTCATCTTCGGCTACCCAGGAGGAGCTGTTCTTCCGATTTACGACAAACTCTATGATTCTAAAATTCTTCATGTGCTGCCAAGGCATGAACAGGGAGGGATCCATGCAGCGGAAGGATATGCGCGGGTGAGCGGGAAACCGGGCGTGGTGATCGCTACTTCTGGACCGGGAGCGACCAATATCATCACCGGCATTGCCGATGCGATGATGGACTCCTTGCCGCTGGTCGTCTTCACTGGCCAGGTTGCGACAGGGGTGATTGGTACAGACGCCTTCCAGGAAGCAGACATCCTTGGGATCACCACACCAATAACAAAGTACAACTATCAAGTACGGGATATAAAAGATATTCCGAGGATTATCAAGGAAGCATTTTATATCGCGACAAGCGGAAGACCTGGCCCTGTGGTGATCGATTTTCCGAAAGACCTTGCAGCGGGAGTAGCGGCAGTGCCAGCTGAGGAGGAAATCCACCTTCCTGGTTACCAGCCGACAACGGAGCCTAATTACCTTCAGGTAAGAAAACTATCGGAAGCAGTAAGCAGGGCAAAACGGCCGGTCATTCTCGCCGGTGCAGGTGTTCTCCATGCAAAGGCTTCAAATCTACTAAAAGAATATGCAGAGCAGCAGAACCTTCATGTTGTCCACACATTACTGGGGTTGGGAGGCTTCCCGGCTAATCATGAACGGTTCCTTGGGATGGCGGGCATGCATGGCTGCTATACAGCCAATATGGCGCTTTATCATTGTGACCTGCTGATCAATATCGGAGCAAGATTCGATGATCGTCTGACTGGAAATCTAAAGCATTTCGCTCCAAAAGCTGCTGTTGCCCATATTGATATCGACCCGGCTGAAATCGGTAAAAATGTGGCAACGCAAATTCCGGTCGTCGGTGATGCCGGAGAGGCGTTAAGACAGTTGCTCGGTCTTGAAGGCAGTCCGCCTCAACAGGAAGATTGGGCAGAATCGCTATCAGCCTGGAAGAAGGATTTCCCATATCATTACGAAAACAGCGAAGTACTTAAACCGCAAAAGGTGATGGAACTCCTCTACGAAAAAACGGATGGCGAAGCGATTGTAGTGACCGATGTCGGCCAGCATCAGATGTGGGCGGCCCAATATTATCAACTTCAGCATTCAGATCGATGGGTGACATCAGGAGGGCTGGGGACAATGGGATTCGGCCTCCCTGCCAGCATCGGAGCACAGTTTGCAGACCCGGAAGCCTGTGTTGTAGCCGTTCTCGGAGATGGCGGCTTCCAGATGTCAACACAGGAACTCGCGGTCATTGCTGAATTTCAGCTTCCTATCAAAATAGCGATATTCAATAACAAGGCCCTTGGGATGGTTAGGCAGTGGCAGGAAATTTTTTATAAAGAAAGATATTCACACAGTAAAAATCCAGTGCAGCCGTCTTTTGTAAAACTGGCCGAGGCCTATGGAATCAAAGGGTTTGAAATCCACTCCGAAGCAGAAGCGCACTCGATCCTGGATAAGGTGATGCACGACAAAGAGCCTGTGCTGCTCGATTTCAGGGTCGATGGAGCTGAGAATGTCTACCCGATGATTGCACCTGGGAAAGGAATCCACGAAATGGTGGGAGTGAAGAAATGA
- the ilvE gene encoding branched-chain-amino-acid transaminase, with protein sequence MPDQWIYLNGEFVTKENAKVSVYDHGFLYGDGIFEGIRVYSGNIFRMEEHMDRLYRSAKSIMLNMPHSKDEFTGLVVETVQRNQLRDAYIRIVVSRGVGDLGLDPFKCPNANVVIIVEPLAIFPKELYDRGLEIVTVATRRNRPDVLSPKVKSLNYLNNVLVKIEAHLANVSEALMLNDQGYVAEGSADNIFIVRGNTFLTPPGYVGALEGITRNAVIDIAKDLGYEVKEEPFTRHDVYTADEVFLTGTAAEVIAVVKVDGRVIGDGEPGAHTKNILREFRAKVVADGIQVYSEKAHQVS encoded by the coding sequence GTGCCCGATCAATGGATCTACTTAAACGGGGAATTCGTCACCAAGGAAAATGCTAAAGTTTCAGTATATGATCATGGATTTTTATACGGAGACGGTATTTTTGAAGGGATACGGGTATACAGCGGCAATATTTTCAGGATGGAAGAACATATGGACCGACTTTACCGATCAGCCAAGTCCATCATGCTGAACATGCCACACTCCAAGGATGAGTTCACCGGCCTGGTTGTTGAAACGGTGCAACGGAATCAACTGAGAGATGCTTATATCCGAATTGTTGTCTCCAGGGGTGTCGGGGACTTAGGACTTGATCCTTTTAAGTGTCCGAACGCGAACGTGGTCATCATCGTTGAGCCACTGGCTATTTTCCCGAAAGAGTTGTATGACCGAGGTTTGGAGATCGTGACAGTCGCGACAAGAAGAAATCGTCCAGACGTATTGAGCCCGAAAGTGAAATCGCTGAACTATTTAAATAATGTTCTTGTGAAAATCGAAGCTCATCTGGCAAATGTAAGTGAAGCTCTAATGCTGAACGATCAGGGATATGTTGCAGAAGGTTCTGCGGATAATATTTTTATCGTGAGAGGCAATACGTTCCTCACACCGCCAGGTTATGTAGGAGCTTTAGAAGGAATCACCAGGAATGCGGTTATAGATATTGCTAAAGATCTTGGGTACGAGGTGAAGGAGGAACCATTTACCCGCCATGATGTATACACAGCCGACGAAGTTTTCCTTACAGGAACGGCAGCAGAAGTGATCGCGGTCGTCAAAGTGGATGGAAGAGTCATCGGCGATGGAGAACCTGGAGCACATACAAAGAATATCCTGCGTGAGTTCAGGGCGAAAGTAGTGGCAGACGGAATTCAGGTTTATTCGGAAAAAGCACATCAGGTTAGTTAA
- a CDS encoding metallophosphoesterase, with product MSRVLIVSDSHGSTEVLEGIENLHGNDVDLMIHCGDSELSESDAAIVNFSSVKGNCDFYGNFPDEEIHAINGVRIFVTHGHLYSVKSTLVNLYYKAKELQADIVCFGHSHLLGAEMVDDVLFINPGSIRLPRGRTEKSYAILELESGKAILRIYDFGIGEISELKQEFSLHKTN from the coding sequence ATGAGTAGGGTGCTGATTGTCAGTGATAGCCACGGGTCTACTGAGGTGCTTGAGGGAATTGAGAATTTGCATGGAAATGATGTGGACTTGATGATTCACTGCGGAGACTCAGAGCTTTCTGAAAGTGATGCTGCGATTGTGAATTTCAGTTCGGTGAAGGGAAATTGCGATTTTTATGGCAATTTCCCTGATGAGGAGATTCATGCGATCAATGGCGTTAGAATTTTCGTGACACATGGGCATCTATACTCAGTGAAATCCACACTGGTAAACTTGTACTATAAGGCAAAAGAACTGCAGGCTGATATCGTCTGCTTTGGGCATTCTCATTTGCTGGGAGCAGAAATGGTGGATGATGTACTGTTCATCAACCCTGGAAGCATCAGGCTTCCACGCGGCAGAACTGAAAAGAGTTATGCCATACTCGAGCTGGAAAGCGGAAAAGCCATATTGCGGATCTATGACTTTGGAATTGGTGAGATTTCTGAACTGAAGCAAGAGTTTTCACTTCACAAAACAAATTAA
- a CDS encoding XTP/dITP diphosphatase, producing MDSVIIATKNSGKAKEFENLFLPKGLAVKTLLDYPELEDVEETGSTFEENAILKAETIAKSLGVRVIADDSGLEIDALEGRPGVYSARYAGLEKNDENNIDKVLNELQGVPESERTARFCCALAMAEPGKETLTVFGTCEGRILEERRGSNGFGYDPIFFVETKGKSMAELASDEKNKISHRANAIRKLDQLLKEHEERHE from the coding sequence ATGGACTCAGTCATTATCGCGACAAAAAATAGCGGAAAAGCAAAGGAGTTTGAGAACCTTTTTTTACCAAAAGGGTTGGCGGTGAAAACTCTACTCGATTATCCAGAGCTAGAAGATGTGGAAGAAACAGGTTCAACTTTTGAGGAAAACGCCATACTAAAAGCTGAAACGATTGCTAAAAGCCTTGGTGTGAGAGTGATTGCGGATGACTCCGGGCTTGAAATTGATGCATTGGAAGGCAGGCCGGGTGTCTATTCGGCACGATACGCAGGTCTTGAAAAAAATGATGAAAACAACATCGACAAAGTTCTCAATGAACTTCAGGGTGTCCCGGAAAGCGAGCGTACTGCAAGATTCTGCTGTGCACTTGCGATGGCAGAGCCTGGCAAGGAGACATTGACTGTATTCGGGACGTGTGAAGGAAGAATCCTTGAGGAGAGGCGCGGTTCCAATGGTTTTGGCTACGATCCGATTTTCTTCGTAGAAACAAAGGGGAAATCGATGGCTGAATTGGCATCAGACGAAAAAAACAAGATCAGCCATAGGGCAAATGCGATCAGGAAGCTGGATCAGCTCCTTAAAGAGCATGAGGAACGCCATGAGTAG
- the rph gene encoding ribonuclease PH — MRFDGREPLQLRPIHIETDYLKHPEGSVLISVGDTKVICTASIEDRVPPFMRGQGKGWITAEYSMLPRATEQRNIREAAKGKISGRTMEIQRLIGRALRAVVNLEAIGERTVWVDCDVIQADGGTRTASITGAFVAMAMALEKLSKQKKLSAFPVTDFLAATSVGVLEKGEVVVDLNYVEDSAAHVDMNVVMTGNGEFVELQGTGEEATFSYSQLQDLLKAAQDGISELFEKQKEALGEELTAKIEGGKRR, encoded by the coding sequence ATGCGATTTGATGGGCGTGAACCATTGCAATTAAGACCAATACATATTGAAACGGATTACTTGAAACATCCAGAAGGTTCGGTACTGATTTCTGTTGGAGATACGAAAGTGATCTGCACAGCCAGCATTGAGGACCGCGTTCCCCCATTTATGAGGGGCCAGGGCAAAGGCTGGATCACGGCAGAATACTCGATGCTCCCGCGTGCTACCGAACAAAGGAACATACGTGAGGCGGCAAAAGGTAAGATTTCCGGAAGAACGATGGAAATCCAGCGTTTGATTGGCAGGGCATTGCGCGCTGTCGTCAATCTCGAGGCTATAGGAGAGCGGACAGTTTGGGTCGATTGTGATGTCATCCAGGCAGATGGCGGAACGCGTACCGCTTCGATCACAGGTGCTTTTGTTGCGATGGCTATGGCTCTTGAGAAGCTGAGCAAGCAAAAGAAGCTGTCTGCTTTTCCAGTGACAGACTTCCTTGCTGCAACGAGTGTAGGCGTTTTAGAGAAAGGTGAGGTTGTGGTAGATTTGAATTATGTCGAGGATTCTGCTGCCCATGTCGATATGAATGTTGTCATGACTGGAAATGGGGAATTTGTTGAGCTGCAGGGCACTGGGGAAGAAGCGACTTTTTCATACAGCCAGCTGCAGGATCTTTTAAAGGCTGCACAAGATGGAATTTCAGAGCTTTTCGAGAAACAAAAGGAAGCACTCGGAGAAGAATTGACTGCCAAAATTGAGGGCGGAAAACGGAGATAG
- a CDS encoding GerMN domain-containing protein, producing MSKNKKAVVVTAATLATTVFLSGCGLFGGEEKKKIDPPQDVTLMEDGEALDENVTTETAEDGKEAVETSIQTELYLIDKNGYVVSQTMGLPKKEGVAQQALEYLVANGPVEQMLPNGFRAVLPADTQMTVNIKDGTATVDFSKEFASYKKEDEKKILQAVTWTLTQFDTVDEVKLQMNGTPLEVMPVGGTPIGGELSRADGINVDNSDVVDITNTKAVTVYYIGGEEGAYYYVPVTKRVSNAVKDNITAIVNELVEGPAYASNLLSDFQSGVKLLDAPKVEDGKVTLNFNESIYGSFEEKMVSEHLLNSLVLSLTEQTGLESVALTVNGKAEVLTESGEKLAEPVTRPEKVNTGSF from the coding sequence ATGTCAAAAAATAAAAAGGCTGTGGTCGTTACAGCTGCTACACTGGCAACTACGGTATTCCTATCTGGCTGCGGGCTGTTCGGGGGCGAGGAAAAGAAGAAGATTGATCCTCCTCAGGATGTCACGCTCATGGAAGATGGAGAGGCGCTTGATGAAAATGTTACTACAGAAACAGCTGAAGATGGAAAAGAAGCAGTTGAAACATCCATTCAGACAGAATTGTATTTGATTGATAAAAATGGTTATGTCGTCTCGCAGACGATGGGACTTCCGAAAAAAGAGGGAGTCGCCCAGCAGGCTTTGGAATACCTTGTGGCAAATGGGCCTGTCGAACAAATGCTTCCAAATGGCTTCAGGGCCGTCCTTCCAGCTGACACACAAATGACAGTGAACATCAAGGACGGAACAGCAACCGTTGATTTTTCAAAGGAATTTGCATCCTATAAAAAAGAGGATGAAAAGAAGATTCTTCAGGCTGTAACATGGACTCTCACCCAATTTGATACTGTCGATGAAGTGAAGCTTCAGATGAATGGAACTCCTCTTGAAGTAATGCCTGTAGGCGGCACTCCGATTGGAGGAGAGCTGAGCCGTGCGGATGGCATCAATGTGGACAATTCCGATGTTGTTGATATCACAAACACGAAAGCAGTCACGGTTTATTATATTGGCGGTGAAGAAGGCGCGTATTATTATGTACCAGTAACGAAGCGTGTCAGCAATGCTGTTAAGGATAATATCACCGCGATCGTCAACGAGCTTGTTGAAGGGCCGGCGTATGCATCCAATCTTCTCTCCGACTTCCAGTCAGGCGTGAAGCTGCTTGACGCACCTAAGGTTGAGGATGGCAAGGTGACATTGAACTTCAATGAATCCATTTACGGCAGCTTTGAAGAAAAAATGGTCTCTGAACACTTGCTGAATTCGCTTGTGCTTTCACTTACTGAACAGACGGGTTTAGAAAGTGTGGCACTTACGGTGAACGGAAAGGCTGAGGTTCTTACAGAATCGGGAGAAAAACTGGCAGAGCCAGTTACAAGGCCTGAAAAAGTAAACACAGGTAGTTTTTAA
- the racE gene encoding glutamate racemase encodes MNRPIGIIDSGVGGLTVAKEVMRQLPYEQIIYVGDTARCPYGPRPVEEVKRFTWQMTRFLLEKNIKMLVIACNTATAVVLDEIRNELSIPVLGVIQPGARTAIKVTDNYKIGIIGTEGTVKSRAYEHALKSINRRTAIEALACPKFVPLVESGEYDGRVAKKVVTETLQPLRGQGLDTLILGCTHYPLLEPLIKEVMGPDVKVISSGEETAREVSTILGHNDMFADREELPEHYYYMTGSRTIFSSIASQWLERPIEHVEKIRLG; translated from the coding sequence TTGAATCGACCAATCGGAATCATTGACTCAGGAGTAGGTGGGTTAACGGTTGCCAAGGAAGTGATGAGGCAGCTCCCGTATGAACAGATTATCTATGTCGGTGATACGGCTCGCTGTCCGTACGGACCAAGGCCAGTTGAGGAAGTAAAGAGATTCACCTGGCAAATGACCCGATTCCTGCTTGAAAAGAATATTAAAATGCTTGTCATCGCATGCAATACAGCGACTGCCGTGGTACTTGACGAAATAAGGAATGAACTCTCGATTCCAGTGTTAGGTGTCATTCAGCCAGGTGCGAGGACAGCGATCAAGGTAACGGACAATTATAAAATAGGCATCATTGGAACTGAAGGTACGGTAAAAAGCCGTGCGTATGAACATGCTTTGAAATCAATCAATCGCAGGACGGCTATTGAAGCACTTGCTTGCCCAAAATTCGTGCCGCTTGTAGAAAGTGGAGAATACGATGGACGGGTTGCAAAGAAAGTCGTAACTGAAACGCTTCAGCCATTGCGGGGACAGGGGCTGGATACATTGATCCTGGGCTGTACCCACTATCCTTTGCTTGAGCCGCTCATTAAAGAAGTGATGGGGCCAGATGTCAAGGTGATCAGCTCAGGCGAGGAAACTGCGCGTGAGGTGAGCACCATCCTCGGACATAACGATATGTTTGCCGACAGGGAGGAACTTCCGGAGCATTATTATTACATGACAGGCTCAAGGACGATTTTCTCATCCATAGCATCACAGTGGCTTGAGAGGCCGATTGAACATGTTGAAAAAATTAGATTAGGTTAA